In Rhodovulum sulfidophilum DSM 1374, the following are encoded in one genomic region:
- the ihfA gene encoding integration host factor subunit alpha, with translation MAGNTLTRMDLTEAVFREVGLSRNESADLVESVLQHMSDALVRGETVKISSFGTFSVRSKAARIGRNPKTGEEVPIHPRRVLSFRPSHLMKDRVAAGNRG, from the coding sequence ATGGCAGGCAATACACTGACCCGAATGGACCTGACCGAAGCGGTTTTCCGCGAGGTCGGGCTGTCGCGCAACGAATCCGCGGATCTGGTCGAAAGCGTGCTTCAGCACATGTCGGATGCGCTGGTCCGCGGCGAGACGGTCAAGATCTCGTCCTTCGGGACCTTCTCGGTGCGGTCGAAGGCCGCCCGGATCGGGCGCAATCCGAAAACCGGCGAAGAGGTTCCGATCCATCCGCGGCGGGTGCTGAGCTTCCGTCCCTCGCATCTGATGAAGGACCGCGTCGCGGCCGGCAACAGGGGCTGA
- a CDS encoding MerR family transcriptional regulator, giving the protein MATDKSPEAFRTISEVSTWLDTPAHVLRFWESRFTQVKPVKRAGGRRYYRPSDMLLLGGIKRLLHEDGLTIRGVQKILREEGVRHVAALSQPLDEADAADLAEATDPDIEAPMALDAQAEAAEILPMRRRPAPEPDEAILPGPDSGPPRQQAPSAPIPTPTPTPSSPNGAASTDDDEVLAPLPSDATALDPAPEQIAPEPSEARPPVAQAPTPAGLRQSPALDEGTPAPETAPDSMPPEAEDLPSGMTEPAEAAPTVAPPEQPAIPQPLGADLPETDPADDDPAFVPTGLPTRSRLLKHGLQRLLDADPDAAGRAAERLARVVLSIETAARD; this is encoded by the coding sequence TTGGCCACGGACAAGTCCCCCGAGGCCTTCCGTACCATCAGCGAGGTATCGACCTGGCTGGACACGCCCGCCCATGTCCTGCGGTTCTGGGAAAGCCGGTTCACCCAGGTCAAGCCGGTCAAGCGCGCCGGGGGGCGACGTTATTACCGCCCCTCGGACATGCTGCTTCTGGGCGGCATAAAAAGGCTTCTGCATGAAGACGGGCTGACGATCCGCGGGGTACAGAAGATCCTGCGCGAGGAGGGCGTCAGGCATGTCGCGGCCCTGTCGCAGCCTCTCGACGAAGCGGACGCGGCCGACCTTGCCGAAGCCACCGATCCCGACATCGAGGCGCCGATGGCGCTGGATGCCCAGGCCGAGGCGGCAGAGATCCTGCCGATGCGGCGGCGCCCCGCGCCCGAGCCGGACGAGGCGATCCTGCCCGGGCCCGACAGCGGCCCTCCCCGGCAGCAGGCCCCGTCCGCGCCAATACCAACACCAACACCAACGCCATCTTCGCCGAACGGCGCCGCCTCGACCGACGATGACGAGGTCCTCGCCCCGCTCCCGTCGGACGCCACCGCTTTGGATCCTGCCCCCGAGCAGATCGCCCCGGAACCTTCGGAAGCGCGACCGCCCGTCGCGCAGGCCCCGACCCCGGCCGGGTTGCGGCAAAGCCCCGCCCTCGACGAGGGCACGCCCGCGCCGGAAACGGCGCCCGATTCGATGCCGCCCGAAGCGGAGGACCTCCCGAGCGGCATGACCGAGCCGGCAGAGGCCGCGCCTACCGTCGCGCCGCCGGAACAGCCCGCGATACCGCAGCCGCTCGGCGCCGATCTTCCGGAAACCGACCCCGCAGATGACGACCCGGCCTTCGTCCCGACAGGGCTGCCCACCCGCAGCAGGCTCTTGAAACACGGGCTCCAGCGCCTCCTCGACGCCGATCCGGATGCTGCCGGCCGGGCCGCCGAGCGGCTCGCCCGGGTGGTTCTCAGCATCGAAACCGCCGCGCGTGACTGA